GACCCTTAGGACATTAACCACCTGCTCTTCGCGCATCAGTTGGGGTGAATCGGCTTGTTATATCGGCTTGACATATTTATATCACCGTGACATAGTAAGTCATTCCGATGAACGTGATCGCCTTCAAAACCCTCCAAGCGTTCGCGGCAGAGTGCCCCGATGCTGAAGCGTCCCTCGCTGCCTGGTACAAGCACGTCCGGGCCGCTGAGTACCGCAGCTTCGCGGACGTGAAGGCCGACTTCGGCAGTGCGGACTGGGTCGAGGGCTTTATCGTCTTCAACATCGGCGGCAACAAGTACCGCCTCATCGTCTCTCCCAACTTCACCTACAAAACTTTCTTCGTGAAGCACATCCTCACACACCGGCAGTACGACAACTGGGAACCCTGAGAAGCTCTCAGTTGTCCTTCCCGCTCGGGAGGCCCAGCAAGGCCAAACCCAGCCCCAGCGGCAGAGTGAGACCACATGACCCAGGTAGCCGACCTCTCCCGGTTGACCGCAGCATGGCAGGACGTGGACGCCCTCGCACATGACCTCATCACCCCGATTCAGAACGACGAGCAGCATGATCGCGCGCTGCAGGCCCTCGACACCCTGCTGAGCTACGTTGGCGAGAATGACGAACACCCTCTCGCCAACTTCGTTCGCCTAGCTATTGACAACGTGCAGTCATACGAGGAACGCGCCCATCCGATGCGTGACGCACAGCCACATGAAACGCTGGCCTTCCTGATGGACAAGAACGGCGTGAAGCAGAAAGACGTCGAAGCGGCGACCGGCATCCCGCAAGGCAACCTGTCCAAGCTGCTGCGCGGCCAGCGCAACTTCACCGCTGAGCACGCCCGCAAGCTCGGCGCGTACTTCCAGGTAAACCCGGGAGTGTTCCTGTGACAAGAGGCGCTGCGCGATGAACAACACGGTTCGCATCGTGCTGGTCATGTTCAGCATCGCTGCCACCTGGGGCTTCACGATTTTTCTGTTGCTGCGATCCAAACCCGCCGAGGCTGGAATCATGCTGGCGATGGGCGCGGTCACCATTGCTTTGCTTTACATGGACCGCATCAAGTCGCTAAAAGGCCCGAGCTTCGAAGTCAAAATGCGCCAGCTTGTTGTTGAAGGCGAAAACGTCATTGCCGAACTACGTGAACTCGCCAAGCTGACCGCAGGTCAATCGCTTTTGCAAGCCTCTAGAGCATTTGTCATAGGGACGAGAGGGGCAGAGCATGGTGGAACCAGCCAAGGATGTCGTTCGGAGTCACAGCACGCAAAGCAAAACCCAAAGCCTCGATCACTGTCTCCGTGGTCCTGGCCGCAGCTTTCCGCAACAAGGCTTTGAGTTTGGAGAACAACATCTCGATGGGATTGAAATCCGGGCTGTACGGCGGGAAATACACCAGCTGGCAGCCTCGCGCCTCGATCAACGCTCGGACCTTCGCTCCCTGATGCGACGACAGATTGTCCATCAGCACCGTCTGCCCGCTTTGCAAGGTCGGGCACAGCACCTGATCCACGTACGACTCGAACACCGCAGCATTCACCGCTCCTTCGATCACCAGTTCCGCCTGCGAGCCCCGCGAGCTCATGGCACACAGCAAGGTGAGGTTCTTGCCGGTGTTTCTCGGAACGCGGGCAAAGGCTCGCTGATTTCGTGGGGCCCTGGCATAGACGCGACTCATCCCGGTGTGGAAGCCACTTTCGTCGAAGCACACCAGGTCGTGCAGCTTCAGTCCAGTTATCTCATTCACAAAGGCGGCTCGAGCTTCAGGGGACTGTTCAGTGGCGCGGACGGTCTTTTTTTCTCGTGATTGAGAGCCGTTCGAACATGCGGTCCATGGTTTTGATGCTGACCCGCACGCCATGCTGCTCGAAGTAGTACTCCACGTGCTCAGCAAGGGTCGCATCGGGGTACTGCTCCACCTGGGCTCGTAGGACAGCATGGCTGGCTTCTCCCAGGATTCGTACCCGGCCTTTGTGCCGGACTGGCGCCAGGGGCTGGCCTGCAGCGTGAGCCCGCACATAGCTGCGTACCGCTGATTCACTCAGCCGGAAGGTGCGGGCCACTTGCGCGATCACTGGCGTGTCCTGGTATGCCGCCACCACTCGCTCTCGCAAATCCAACGAATACGCCCTCATCCTTCTATCCTACTGACAAATGCTCTAATGCAGGACCGTGAACATTGTCGTGCGATAATTTCCTCACATAAACGTCATAAACGCCGAGTACCGCCGCCTGGCCGCAGGGCGGCGGTTGCCCGTTCGCTCTTGTGCCTGCCGAAAAGCGCTGAATCGACCGGTCGGGGCAATCCAGCCGTGCTCTTGTGTTTGATCGACAGGTTACACAACGGTACGCAGCGGGCCGCTCATGAGAAACAAACACGGTGCACGAAACTTCACGGCAATGAGAAATACGATTATGTAAGGTTAACCTTAGATTAGCCGAGACTCATCTTTCGGCCAATACAAAGGAGTAGCCGTGAAACCAACTACACTCCCCTTCCTTCTTCTGACCCTGCTTCTCGCGGCCTGTGGGCAGACACCCACCTATCCGAGCGAGCCCCAGGCGTTTGCGCAGGCCAACAGCTCGGGCAGTGACTATGCGCTGACCGTCAACATCGACGCCAAAACCAGCCAGACTGCGCTTCTTGCAAAATACGGAGGCCGTATTGCCGTGTTTGCGCCCGCTGCGAACTTCGCCGTGCTGACCGTCAACGAAACGACCGCAAAAAGGCTTAAGGAAAAACCGCAAAAAGCCGAGAAACTCGAGAAAAATGCCAAGCGCTTCAACCTGAGTTTTTCCGCAGAAGGCAACGTCTGGGCGGAGGGAAATGTCTGGGCCGAAGGCAACGTCTGGGCCGAAGGCAACGTCTGGGCCGAGGGCAACGTCTGGGCTGAAGGCAACGTCTGGGCCGAGGGCAACGTCTGGGCTGAAGGCGAATACTCGGTCCTGCCGGGCAATACCACCCTGTGGCAGACCCTGGGCCTCGACCAGGTGCACCAGGAGTGGGAGGCGCTCAACGTTTCACGTGTCAAGGTGGCGGTCATCGACACGGGTGTCGATCTCAACCACGACGCCTTTGGTGGCGTTCTGGCACCGCAAGCCGAAATGCGCGACTTTGTTGACGGCGATCAGCTTCCGCAGGACGAGGGCCTCGCCGGGCAGGGAGCCAGCGGGCACGGCACCAGCGTCGCGGGCGTCATTTTGCAAGTGGCACCCAACGCCCAGATTCTGCCCGTGCGCTTCTTGAACCAACAAGGTGAAGGCAACGCCGCAGATCTGGCTGCCGCCATCGTCCACGCCGCCGATCAGGGAGCGCGCATCATCAACCTGAGTGCCGGTTCCGATGAGCCGTCACCGGCCGTCGAAGCCGCCCTGAAATACGCCACCGGCACCAAAGGCGCGCTGATCGTCACCTCCGCAGGCAACAACAACGCTGCTCATGCCAACTTTCCCGGTGTGCTCGGCACCGACGACAGCATGCTGGGACGTCGTCTCGTGACGGTCAGCAGCACCTCGCTCACCGGGGTAAAATCCAGCTTTGCGAATTACGGCGAGGGCGTCGAGCTCAGTGCTCTGGGCGAGCGTGTCGGCGGTCCCGCCCCGGCGAACCTGATCGCCACCTGGTCCGGCACCTCGCAGGCGGCACCTCAGGTCGCCGGCGCGCTGGCCATTGCCCTTGGTTCGGGCTCGGTCGACCAGACACCCGAGCAGCTCATGCAGACGCTGCTCACCAGCACGGACCCCACGCCCGAAGGCGCCGGTCAGGGCCGCCTGAACGTGAAAAGCTTCCTCGACACCGTCACGCGCTGACCGCAACACAGAGCACTACAGTCCTCGGCACGACCGAATGTGCAACGCTAAGGTGAATGTCTCAACCTCCTGAATCCTCGAAGAGCGGCCGCTCCAGCATTCTGCTGGCGGCCGCTCGGTCCGCACTGGATACCAATCCGGCCCGCGCTCTTGCTGACGGGCGCGCCTCGTTGCAACTCGCGTATGAGGAGGGAAGTCAGGCTGGTCAGGCTGAAGCGCATCTTGTGGTGGCGCTGGCCGCGCTGCGCCTCGACGATTCCAGTACTGCCCTTGAAGCGTTCGAACAAGCCGGTCAGCTGTATGTTCTGAGCGGGGAACTTGACCACGCCGTCGACGCGATGCTGCACACCGGGCGCCTGCTCAACGACCGTGGGCATGTAACCGACGCCATTCGGACCTTTGCCCAAGCGCTGGGCTTCGCCCGTGAGACCGGAAACCAGGGGGCGCAGGCCCGCGCCCTCAACTCGATGGCGCGCCAGGCACACGCCCACGGAGAAATGACCCGTGCACTCGAGCTTCTCAACGAAGCGCTCGTGCTGCACCGCGCCCTGGGTGACGCCCCAGGCGAGACCAACACCCTGACCAACATCGGCATGACCCTGTCAGGCCTGGGGGAATACGAACAGGCGCTCGACATGCTCCTCGAAGCTTACCGGCTGGTGCGTCAGAATCGCCCGCTCGACGCGGCAGCACAAAGTCTGCTGCTGGTCAACATCGGCTTTCTCTACGAGGAGATGGATGAGCTCTCCCGCGCGCGAGAAGCCCTCGAGCGCAGCCTGGCCGTCAGCCGCGAGGGCCACGTGACACGAATCGAGGTAGGCGCCGCCGCGAATTTGGGAGTCACGCTCGTGGCACTCGGCGAGACTCACGAAGCCGAGCACCACCTGTCCTGGGCGCTTCAGACTTCGCGACAGATCAATTACCGCAAATTCGAAGCTGTGGCGTTGGGAGGGCTGGGCAGCGTCAGCCTGACTCGCGGCCAGGTACAGGCCGCCCTCAGCCTGTTCGATCAGGCCATTCAGGTCGCGCTCGACATCGACGAGCAAGGTACCTATCTCACCACACTGGTCCACAAGGCTCGGGCGCTGCTGCAAAGCGGCGCACCCAACACGGCACGCGAGGTCCTTCTCGAAGCGCACGAAGCAGCGAAAGGCGCGCGGCGACCAAAGGTTCTGAGAGATGTACACCACCTGCTGACCGAGACATACGAGCGCATTGGAGACTTCCGCGCGGCGTACGGGCATTTTCAGGAGTACCAGCGGCTGTACCAAACGTTGCGCAGTGCGGCTGCCGGGCGTGAAGGCGCCCGGTTGACCGAGCAGATCGATATGGAACGGGCCCATCACGACGCTCAGGTTTACCGGGTAGAGGTTGAGGCACTTCAGGCAGCCCGCGCGTCCGCTGAAACGCTTGTAGCCGAACGTACGCGTGACCTGGAAATCTCCCAGCTGGAAATTGTCAATCGGCTGGCGCTCGCCGCCGAATTCCGTGACGACGATACCGGTGAGCATACCCGGCGGGTCGGGCTCTACGCGAGCCGTCTGGCGTTCGCACTGGGTCTCCCCGACGAGCAGGTGAACATGATCCGCATGGCCGCCCGGCTGCACGACGTGGGCAAAATCGGCATTTCGGACGCGCTGCTGCTCAAACCCGGCCACTTCACCAGCGAAGAGCGGCTGCAGATGCAGGCCCATACCCTGATTGGCGCCGCCCTGCTGGCCGACAGCCACTCACGCCTGCTGCGCGAAGCGGAGGTGATCGCACTGACGCATCACGAGCGCTGGGACGGCCGGGGCTATCCGCACTGCCTCGCAGGAGAACAGATTCCACTCGTCGGCCGGATTGTCGCGCTGGCAGATGTCTTCGACGCCCTGACCCACGTCCGCCCGTACAAGCGGGCATGGACCGTCGAAGAGGCCCTGCACGAAATCAACGCTCAGCGCGGACTGCAGTTCGATCCCCGGCTGGTGGATACCGCACTTCTGCTGTTCGCAGCACCCGATTTTCTCAAGGAAGTGACCGAACAGGTGCGAAACGACTTCTTCTGACGGCGAGCCCACTCCCGCGGTAGATCGAACTTGCCGGTCGGCCCGTCAGGAACGCATCGCGAGTTGCACGGTCACCTCGTCGTCCTGCTGAAGGCGTTCTGCTTTCCGGATACTGGCTTTGATGGGAACGATGTAGCGGTCCTCTTGTGGAAACAACGACGTTTTCCACGTGGTGTCACCGATCCGCGCCCGGACGGGCATCATGCCCCAGCCGTATGACACGAGCCTCGATGCAGCATGCAGGTCATGGCACTGCTCAGGCGGAACCGAGATGAAGTACCAGGGGGCCGGGCCCGCCCAGTACCACAGCCGACCGCTGAACGTCAGCGTCATGGCGTCACCCGGTTTCCTAGAGCCCTGCCGAAAGAGTGTCCCTTCCAAATCGGGTCCAAATCGGGTGACGAGAACTGGGCCGCGCGGGGAATGCCAAACCTTCCGTTTCCGAGAACTTCCCCAACTTGGGTCGCCGCCAGCTCTGAACGCCGGGAAGATCTGCCGTGATGGGCGGCATCGTCGATTGTTGGGCCAGGCGTTCATCATCTCGTGGCGACGGGCCCGTCAAAATGCCTTGGGTCATCGTTCTCCGGGTGATGACGGCAAAAGGATCGACGCAATGCTGACGTACACAATCAGGTGTCGCTGCGTGGTCGTTTGTGTTCCACCGCCTTGACGGCTTCCTCGAGAACCGCCGCTGACGCTTTTTTCCGTGCTTTGCGTGCCCGGTAGAACAGGTACGCCGGAATGGCAATCAGTGCGACGATCAAGAGCGCATACAGTTGATACTGCCGCCAGAGTTCCACGAAGGCCACCCCTCCGGCCCACAACCCCACCTGCCACGCTGCCGTCCAGGTGAGTGCCCCGATAAACGAATAGGCAGTGTAGGGCAGCCAGCCCATCCCGGCGGACCGGGCGTTGAAAATGAACAGCGTGCGGACCGGGCCAAACCAGCGGCTGATCACGCACATCCAGGGGCCACGGCGCTGCATGAGGAGCTGCACCGTCGTGAGACCAAAGCGCTGCTGTACGTGCAGCGGAATCAGGCGCAGGCCTCGCGGTCCAAGGTAGTAACCGATGAGGTTTCCCAGGGTGTTGGCAACAGCGCCCCACACGACCGCCTGCCAGAGTTCCACCTGGCCGTTGTGACTCATCAGGCCCAGGGCAAGCATGCTCGCCTCGAAGGGAACACCCGGCACACCGATTCCCTCTGCCACGAGCAGCAAGAAGTTGACCGCCTGAACCGCTCCCGGGTCCAGCGTGTCCAACCAGTTCATCAGCGACTCGATCAAAGGGCCTCCCGACTCCGTATCAAGGGTAGCGGACCGGGTAATGTAAGTAGCCACATTCCGGCGATCTACCCTCGCAGTGGTGTGCGACTCCGACCGGCGCGCGCGCGCTCCTGAGGACGATCACGAGCAGCAGAGCAGCACCTCAGGGCGAGTGCATCCCCAGCGGATGGCGGTTCATGTCCTTGTACAGCAGGTATTTGCTCCAGCGTTTTCCGAGTGCGCCATACCATTGCGGGCAATGCGCGCCCATCCAGATCACGTCGCCCTCCTGTACCTGATAGTAACGCTCGCCCAATCGGTAGATGCCCTCCCCTTCCAGCATCAGCAGTCCGTGTTCCATGTAGTGCACCTCGACATACGGCAGGGTCGCGCCGGGAGCGTAACTCATGGTGGTCACCATGAAGTCGAACGAGGCCTCGTCGGGCAGCAGCTTTCGCGCGACCAGTCCGGGATCCCCCTCGAAGTGAGCACCGTCGAGGTCGCGCTCGTTTCCGATGACGACCTTCGGCAGTGTGAGAGGCAGCGACGGCGCTTCGAACGGCTTCTCGAAAACCGTCAGCCGCGAATCCTGCTCGGCAGTGAGCTGATGTTCGCTGCCTGCGGGCAAAAACGCGTAACCATACTCGGTCAGGATGTGGGTCTCACCCGCCACTTCGAGCCGCACTCTGCCGTGCTGCACAAACACAAAACGTCCGATGTGCCGGGGTGCCGAGGTGGCCGCACTGCCCGTCGGCATCTCGGCGCCGAACTGCACGAAGCGCGCGCCAAGGCCGATCACGGGAGCGATGTGCACGGTGCAGGCGTCTCGCGGCCACCCCTCGAGGCTGGTACGAACGAAGGTATCCGGGGTAATAAGCGCGTGTTCGGCCTGAATACTGGAACGGGTCAGTCCTAGTCGATGCATGAAACCTCAGTGGGGAGTTGAAACGGGGTGGTTGAAGCGGCTCGTCACGCGTCCGGATCAGGCCGCACAAAGCGGCCACGATGCGCCGCGTCAAATTTTCCTTCAGAGTAAACGGTGACCCCTCGAGAGAAGGTCTGACGCACGCACCCCTGAAAGGTGTACCCAAGATACGGACTGAGGCGCCAGCGATCGTGCAGGTCACTGCGCTCCAGGGTCGATGAGGCGTTGAGGTCGACCAGTACCAGATCGGCGTCGGCGCCGACACTCAGAGTGCCCTTGCCCGCAAAACCAAAACGGCGAGCGGGAGTGGTCGCGCTGAGCGCCGCCACCCGCTCCAGTCCGAGGCCCCGACGTGCGTGTCCTTCGGTGAGCAGGACTGTCAGGGTGGACTGCACGCCCGCGACACCACCCCAAACCTCGAAAAAATCTTCGGGTTGCTTGAGGGCCGGGTCGGAAGGCGAGTGATCCGAGCCGACCAGATCGACTTGACCGTTCAGGACGCAGTGCCACAGTTCCTCACGGTCGGGGTGGGGCCTCAGGGGCGGCGCACACTTGGCCAGGGCGCCCAGCCGCTCCAGGTCTTCTTCGGTGAAAAACAGGTAATGCGGGCAAGTCTCGATGCTGACGTCCACCCCGCGGGCACGCGCCTGGGCCGCCTGCACGACCGCCCGTCCGCTCGACAGATGCACGAGGTGCAGGCGCGCGCCCGTATCTTCGGCGAACATCAAGACACGCTGGACAGCCTCGACTTCGGCAGTGACCGGGCGACTTTTCAGGTAGTCGCGCACGCCCCGACCCCCACGCGACCGAATAAACTCCGTCCGCCAGCCTGTCAGTGCCTCGGACTCGGCGTGCACTGCGACGACCAATCCCAATTCGCGGGCCAGACTCAGACCTTCGAGCAGCGTCCGGTCGTCAGCGGCCGGAAACTCCGGGATGCCCGAGTTGCTCATGAACGCCTTGAATCCCATCACGCCCGCGTGCGCCAGGGCGGGCAGCGCTCGCACGTTGCCGGGAATCAGTCCCCCCCACAGGGCAAAATCGACCAGCGATCTCGCTTCTCCAGCGGCCCGTTTGGCCTGCAGGGCTGCCACGCTCACCACCGGCGGATCGGAGTTGAGGGGCATGTCGCAGAACATGGTGCCGCCGCCTGCCGCGAGCGCGCGGCTCCCGCTTGCCAGGCCCTCCCACTGTTCGCGCCCGGGCTCGTTGAAATGCACGTGTGTGTCCACCATGCCCGGAAAAACGTGCAGACCGCGGGCGTCGGTCTCGTGCCGGGCGCTTCCGGCAAGCCCATGCCCCAGCGCCACGATGACACCGTCCTGTACGGCCAGGTCGGCCACCTCCACGGTGTCTTCGAAGATGAATGCACCGCCGCGGATCAATTGGTCGTACATCAGGGCCGCTCCGTGCGTGCCCGCTCGGCGTCCAGACGACGCAGAAATTCCAGGCCAACCTGCAGCGCGAGTTTCACATCATCCTCCCGGACCGATTCATGCGGGTGGTGGCTCAACCCGTCAGGACTGCGGACAAAGACCATCGCCACCGGCGCCCGCTCGGCAATGATCATGGCGTCGTGACCCGCGCCGCTCGGTACGTCCGGCAACGGCACGTTCCCCGCGGCGGCGGCTTCCCGCAGCAGCTGTCGTAAGCCTGTGTCCATGGGCACTGCCTTCTGTTGGCTGCGCAGGGTCCACTCCAGATCCAGCCGACGTGAGGCGGCCAGTTGCTCGGCCTGGGCGCGCAACACCTCAAGCTGTCCGAGACGCACCTCGTCATGGGTGTGCCGCAGATCAAGTGACAGTTCGACCTCGCCTGGGATGACATTGGTCGCACCCGGAGAGACCCGCAGCTGTCCGACGGTCGCGACCAAACCGGGTGTTTCGCGGGCACGCTCCTCGACTGCCAGCACGAAGGCACTCGCGCCGCTCAGGGCGTCGCGTCGCAAGTGCATCGGCGTGGTCCCGGCGTGGTTGGCTTCTCCCCTGAAGGTCACCGTCAGCCGACTCTGACCGGCAATGGCCGAAACGAGGCCCAGCGGAAGGTCCTGCGTGGCCAGGCCGGGCCCCTGTTCGTTATGGAACTCCAGGTAGCCCAGCACCTTTCCTTGCAGTTCTGCACGCGAGATCTCCTCGGGCCGCAGGCCAAAATCGCGCAACGCTTCGGCAAAACTGATTCCCCGTGCGTCGGTCACGCCGAGCAGGTCGTGTGCGCGGCCCACCAGCGCACGACTGCCGAAGAAGGGCACGCCGAAACGCACGCCTTCCTCCTCCGAAAAGCCGATGACTTCGAGCGCGTAGGACAGAGGCGTCGAGGCAAGCGCCTCGACGAGCGCCAATCCCATGACGACGCCCAACACACCGTCGAAGCGTCCCGCGTTCGGGACGCTGTCGAGGTGAGAAGCAATCAGGAATGTCGCTGCAGGCCCCGGGTGCGCGGTGGGGGCACTTGCCGGAAACACCGCGCGGAAATTGCCCGCAGCGTCCACCGAGCTGACCATACCCAGCTGCTCGGCCCAACGCGCGAGCTTCGAATGAACACGCGTCATGGGTGCCGAGCAGAAGGTCCGCGTCAGGCAGTTTGGTTCTTCGCTTTCCTGGGCGAGGTCGTCGCACCATGTCATGACCTTGCGGGCCAGCCCTCCCAGTCGGTCGTTCATATTTCCCATCCTCGCAGCCTGGCGGCGACCAGCGGGAAATAATCCGCGCACGTGTCCGCCAGGACCAGGGTGTCAAGCAGCTCCCCGGCAAACGACTTCTCCTGCGCGTGCTCTTCACGCAGCTCGCGGTAGCGCTGGGGAGACAGGGTTCCGCCCTCTGTGAGGCGCACCCGATGGTGCACCCACTGCCACAGCTGGGCACGAGCGAGTTCCGCGGTAGCCGTATCCTCGATGCGCCCTTCACGCACGATCACGCCCAGCCCGGCGTGCCACGCGGCAAAGTAATCGAGCGCGATGCCCAGGGCTTCACGCACGGCGGCCAGCGGCACCGATGTGACCGGTGGGAAGGCGCTCAACTCCTCAGGTCCGGCGCCCTGAGCGCCGCGAGCCTGCGGCGGTTCCCGTGAGAAGGCTTCACGGACTGCGGGAATCAGGCTGGGCAGGCCAGCCCAGGCCGCCTGGTAGCCGTACGCCACTTCACGCCGCTTGTCCTGTGTCACGGCACTCAGGGCGGCCTGAGGATCTTGCGGATCGGGAGCAAGGGCGGCGCTTCCGCCCACCGCCCGACCGCCACGCCGCACGCACACGCTGGGCAGCAGACGCGCGTAGGCCTGCATACAGGGCTGATCCATGCCCAGACGCGCCCGCTCGGGCAGCACCGGACCCGCCTCCTGCCCGAGATGCTTCACGAGGCTGAACACATAATCCCAGCGTCCGGCGTTCAGGCCATACGCACGTTCGCGCAATTCGAAGAGCATCTCTTCGGCAAGCTGCGCCCCCGACCAGGTCTCGATTTGCAGACAGGGCCGGACGGTACCCGAAGGAAGTGACAGCAGCTCCTCGGCGCGCCTGAGCACCTGGTTCCAAAAGCGCGCCTCTGCCGGGCGTTCCAGCTTGGGCAGGTACAGGTAAAGGGGCGAACGGTGACGGTGGTGTGCCAGGAATACCGACAGATCCAGCAACGAGGCGATCACTGTTTCACCCGTGAAGCGAAACGAGAACTCCGGCAGATAATGCGGCCGGGGACGCAACATCAACGGCGTTCCTTCCAGATGACTCAGGTCGCGCAGATGCGCGTAGGCGCGGAGAACACCTGCGCGTGTGGGCGAGAAGGTATCGTCAAAATCCAGCATGACGGCGTCCACGTTCAGGACCAGCCCTTCACGCAGCGTCGCGTCATCTCCGGCGGTCACCACCAGCTCGACCGTGCGGCCTCGCAGTTCATCGGGGACGGGGGGCAGCTGCCAGTCCTCGGGCAGGTTCAGGGAGCGGGCTTCGGAGTCCTCCACCGTGGAGAGTGCACGCCAGATACCATAAAACTCGCGGTGCAGGGCCGCGTACAACCCGAGCGACTTCGAATCCAGCTGGTCTTCGAGAAGGCCAGGCGTCATATTCTTGTCACCCGACGATGTTGAATGTAAAAAAAAGCGGCTTTGATGTCTCGTAGAACACCACAGGGCACGCGTCTTGTCAAATCAGGCCAGCAGCAGTTCCACGTTGGCTTTGCCACCCTCGGTGACCGTCTGGCCCTGAATGGGCTGACCATTGATATAGACAGTAGCGTTGCTTCCCTGGGCCGACACGACTCCAGCAGCCATCAGAAACGCCAGGAGGACTCTCTGCAGGGTGTCATGACAAATACCCCGTCGCCGAGGTGGCTCAAATGAGGCAGGGCCCCTCGTCCGTCGTGCCCAGGTAGACTGCCCCAGAACGAATTTTGACCAGGAGGTCACGAGATGGGTTTGCGCTGGGGTGTGTTGGGAGCCGCGCGGATTGCACAGAAGCTCATTCCCGCCATCGCGCAGGCCGGCGGTCAGGTCACGGCAGTGGCCTCGCGGGACAGACCGCGCGGTCAGGCGTTCGCCACGACCTATGGAATCGGGCGGGTAGTGTCCTACGAGGAGTTGTTGGCAGACCCGGAAATCGACGCCGTTTATAATCCGCTGCCGAACGATTTGCACTTGCCGTGGTCGATTTCGGCCTTGCAAGCTGGAAAACATGTTCTGTGCGAAAAGCCGATGACCCTCAGCGCCGAGCAGGCTGCAGAGCTCGCCCGGGTAGCCGCGCACGCGAATCGAGTGGTCTTCGAGGCGTTCGCCTACCAGTTCGCGCCGGTCATGGCCGAAGCGGTGCGGTTGGTGCGGTCAGGCGCCATCGGCGAGGTGCGCTCGTGCCGAGGAACGTTCAGCTTCGTGCTGCCCGAGGGGGAGGATTTTCGCTGGCAACCTGCTCATGGTGGAGGTGCACTCTTCGACATCGGCTGTTACCCCGTTCACCTGACGCGCCTGATGCTGGGCGAGCCGCTCGCCGTCAGTGCGCAGGGCCGCTGGACGTCCAGCAACGTCGACATCGCGCTGCACGGCACACTGCGCTATGCGCAGGCGCTGGCGTCATTTCAATGTTCTTTCGACGAGGTGCACCACGAAGCGTTCGAAGTCGTCGGCACGGCAGGGCGCCTGACGCTCGATGGGCATCTCTTCAGCAACGTCGGCGAGGTTCGTCTGCGCCTCAACGAACAAGAGCAGCTCTTTCCTTATGAGAACGCCTATGCCCGAATGGTCAGTCACGTACAGGAACTGGTCACCCGATCCCTCGAGGATCAGCGAACCAGCGCGGCAGCAGCGGTGGCGCAAGGACGCGTCATCGACGCCCTCCTTCAATCTGCGCGGGAACAACGTGCCGTCCGACTCTAGCGAAAGCCCGCATCCTTCTGCCTCGTATGCCACGAGAACAGTTCGGGACTACACTGACAAGGCAAACACTTCGTGAATCACGAGGCCCACGCCTGACGCTTATCGCCCAAGTGACGCACTGTTTCGCGGTGCCCACGCCGCGCAAGGAGACTT
The Deinococcus peraridilitoris DSM 19664 genome window above contains:
- the allE gene encoding (S)-ureidoglycine aminohydrolase, with protein sequence MHRLGLTRSSIQAEHALITPDTFVRTSLEGWPRDACTVHIAPVIGLGARFVQFGAEMPTGSAATSAPRHIGRFVFVQHGRVRLEVAGETHILTEYGYAFLPAGSEHQLTAEQDSRLTVFEKPFEAPSLPLTLPKVVIGNERDLDGAHFEGDPGLVARKLLPDEASFDFMVTTMSYAPGATLPYVEVHYMEHGLLMLEGEGIYRLGERYYQVQEGDVIWMGAHCPQWYGALGKRWSKYLLYKDMNRHPLGMHSP
- a CDS encoding allantoinase; the protein is MYDQLIRGGAFIFEDTVEVADLAVQDGVIVALGHGLAGSARHETDARGLHVFPGMVDTHVHFNEPGREQWEGLASGSRALAAGGGTMFCDMPLNSDPPVVSVAALQAKRAAGEARSLVDFALWGGLIPGNVRALPALAHAGVMGFKAFMSNSGIPEFPAADDRTLLEGLSLARELGLVVAVHAESEALTGWRTEFIRSRGGRGVRDYLKSRPVTAEVEAVQRVLMFAEDTGARLHLVHLSSGRAVVQAAQARARGVDVSIETCPHYLFFTEEDLERLGALAKCAPPLRPHPDREELWHCVLNGQVDLVGSDHSPSDPALKQPEDFFEVWGGVAGVQSTLTVLLTEGHARRGLGLERVAALSATTPARRFGFAGKGTLSVGADADLVLVDLNASSTLERSDLHDRWRLSPYLGYTFQGCVRQTFSRGVTVYSEGKFDAAHRGRFVRPDPDA
- a CDS encoding allantoate amidohydrolase, producing MNDRLGGLARKVMTWCDDLAQESEEPNCLTRTFCSAPMTRVHSKLARWAEQLGMVSSVDAAGNFRAVFPASAPTAHPGPAATFLIASHLDSVPNAGRFDGVLGVVMGLALVEALASTPLSYALEVIGFSEEEGVRFGVPFFGSRALVGRAHDLLGVTDARGISFAEALRDFGLRPEEISRAELQGKVLGYLEFHNEQGPGLATQDLPLGLVSAIAGQSRLTVTFRGEANHAGTTPMHLRRDALSGASAFVLAVEERARETPGLVATVGQLRVSPGATNVIPGEVELSLDLRHTHDEVRLGQLEVLRAQAEQLAASRRLDLEWTLRSQQKAVPMDTGLRQLLREAAAAGNVPLPDVPSGAGHDAMIIAERAPVAMVFVRSPDGLSHHPHESVREDDVKLALQVGLEFLRRLDAERARTERP
- a CDS encoding malate synthase A; translated protein: MTPGLLEDQLDSKSLGLYAALHREFYGIWRALSTVEDSEARSLNLPEDWQLPPVPDELRGRTVELVVTAGDDATLREGLVLNVDAVMLDFDDTFSPTRAGVLRAYAHLRDLSHLEGTPLMLRPRPHYLPEFSFRFTGETVIASLLDLSVFLAHHRHRSPLYLYLPKLERPAEARFWNQVLRRAEELLSLPSGTVRPCLQIETWSGAQLAEEMLFELRERAYGLNAGRWDYVFSLVKHLGQEAGPVLPERARLGMDQPCMQAYARLLPSVCVRRGGRAVGGSAALAPDPQDPQAALSAVTQDKRREVAYGYQAAWAGLPSLIPAVREAFSREPPQARGAQGAGPEELSAFPPVTSVPLAAVREALGIALDYFAAWHAGLGVIVREGRIEDTATAELARAQLWQWVHHRVRLTEGGTLSPQRYRELREEHAQEKSFAGELLDTLVLADTCADYFPLVAARLRGWEI
- a CDS encoding Gfo/Idh/MocA family protein codes for the protein MGLRWGVLGAARIAQKLIPAIAQAGGQVTAVASRDRPRGQAFATTYGIGRVVSYEELLADPEIDAVYNPLPNDLHLPWSISALQAGKHVLCEKPMTLSAEQAAELARVAAHANRVVFEAFAYQFAPVMAEAVRLVRSGAIGEVRSCRGTFSFVLPEGEDFRWQPAHGGGALFDIGCYPVHLTRLMLGEPLAVSAQGRWTSSNVDIALHGTLRYAQALASFQCSFDEVHHEAFEVVGTAGRLTLDGHLFSNVGEVRLRLNEQEQLFPYENAYARMVSHVQELVTRSLEDQRTSAAAAVAQGRVIDALLQSAREQRAVRL